The uncultured Methanolobus sp. sequence ACTCAAGTAACGGCTCTTTTGTGGAGAAGTACTGGTACGACGCGAGCGGGCGGAGGGTCAAGAAACTGAACTCCGCTTATAGTTTCACTCACTACGTCAACAAGTTCTACGAGGATGACGACAATACTGCCACACGTTACTTCTTCCGTGATGACGAGCGTGTGGCGAAGGAGACAGGCGGAGACATGGAATGGTACCTGTCGGACCATCTTGGCAGTACCACTTTGCTGATTAACGAGAGTGGGGCAGAGGTCGAGCGCACCGAGTACTATCCGTACGGTCAGGTGCAGTCAAGCGGTTTGGAGAAGTATGGTTTTACCGGTCAGGAGAATGATGCTGACACCGGGCTTATGAACTACGGTGCACGCTACTATTCGCCGGAGTACCGGGTTTTTGTGCAGCCGGATACGATGTTGCCTGATCCGTATAATCCTCAGTACCTGAACAGGTATGCTTATTCTTTGAACAATCCGGTGAAGTATGTTGATCCGAGCGGGCATATTGTTTTTGTTCCTGTACTAATTGGTGCGGGGATGCTAGTATTAAACGCGTGGTCATATTATGAATTGTATCAGTCAGTAGTAGCTTGGAATAACAATGACCCCAACATGCCTACTGAAAGATTGTTGGCCGAAGCAGTTCTTACCCTCCCAATCACTGGCGGGGGATTGGCCAAATTAGGCATTAAAATTAGTAAATCCAAAAAATTCGCTTCTGCTATAAAAGCAGGATTTAAGAAAGAGAAATGGAGAGGAGCTTTTCGTCCAGTTGAAAAAAGTATTGACAAAGATTTATATGAAATTGCCGGCGAAGCGCTTTTATTTTCTACTTCGTATGCGGGAAGTGAAATTTTAGGTATAGGCCTAGACGGGATGGTTGAAGAAAACACTGCTGAGGGAACAAGACTGGGTGATGGATTACGATACCCGCATATAGATTATTCAAGCGCTATGAGGTTGTTAATGCAGTATGGCAGTTGGGAAGCAGTCTATGAAGCATACCTTAACGGAGAGTGGGGGGAATACATCAATGTGTTCGGACCCAAGTGGCCAGTCTTGTAGCTGCTGCTGCGGTTGCAGTTAAAGTAGGTTCAGCTGCAATTGACTACGGATGGACTGCGTATGATATCAAAAACGATTGGGAGATAATAAATGATCCAAATGCAGTATGGCAGTTGGGAAGCAGTCTATGAAGCATACCTTAACGGGGATTGGTGGTGATAATCATATATAGTTATATGAGGTTGTTAATGGAGTGGTGGGCAACGGGGAAGGCATCAGGTTCCCAGATGCAATAAACAAAAATGGCGTACACACTTTGGAAGGATATTATGAATGAAGCAGTTTTAGAACTCACAACCAAAATACAAAAAGAGAAGTTAGTGTACGCCATTTGTGATTTTTACTGGACAATGGGGCACAAAACAATAAAACTTGGCAGAGAGTCAAATGATGATATTGATTATGAAAATTACGATCCTGTAGAAGGAATTGGAAATACAGGTAATATTTCAGAAATCAGGGTACATACATATAAAAAAAAGAAAAATAAGTATGTGTATTTTGACTCGGTTATTGTAACTTTTGTAAATGAAGGGTTTAAAACTAAATTAATATGGGATGTAGATAAAGGATTTAGAGAATGGGAGCTTATATATCTGATATTATGTTTTTTTGCTACATCACATTTTTCATGGAATGTATGCCCTCCAGATTCTTCATGGCACCGATATTGTTTTGTTTTATCTTTTCCCGTTTTCTTTTTTGTATTAGTTTGGCCAATGTACTATTTCATGTTTAAGTACCAAATTAAGAAACTTAATTCACATCCAAGTACTCTGAAATATAGAAGTGACTTTGAAGATTTCATTCATAGGAAGGAGAAGGAATTACTCTCTGAAAGATATTGAATGGATAATAAGAAGCAGGTATGCTTATACTCATGCTTTACTTGCAACGATGTTAAACCAGTTGAGTGAGTTCTGTTTCTCAGGTAACGTTTCTCTGGTCGAAAAGTACTGGTACGATGCTAATAGGAAGAGAATTAAAAACAGAAATCTCCTGGTGAGAAAGGGAGCTATTCTTCAGTTCTCCAGAAACTCAGCCTGCGTTTGTTTATACACAAAACATATACCGTATCAGAAACTCAGAATAGAGGTAGTGAATTCATTCATTAAAAAGAGAGGTAAATTCGGCAGACGGGCGCCGAATTCCTTCAAACGTTCTTGTTCTCCTCTTCACGCTTCTGCGGAGTGAAAGCTACTTTCGCCGAGCGGAACGTAGCTTTCCGGTTCAGACCATTTCGCAGCTAATTCAGTATCCTCAACTTCGAGGATAGTATTGGTAATTCTGTCAAGCATGCGCATTGCTCCCTTGTATCCGATTGTCAGTAATCTCTGGGCACCGACTCTGTCATGGATTGGGAACCCGAATCTAATCAATGGGATGTTCATTTCCTTTGCAATGTACTTTCCATTTGAGTTGCCAATCATCATCTGTGGCTTTGCCTTCTGGACAGCGTCGTTGAAGGTATCAAAGTCAACATCCTCAAGGATTGTTACATCGCAGTCAGGCTTTACCTGCTTTACTCTTTCCATGGCCTGTTCAGCAAATCTCGGGGACTTGCTGGAAGCAACCACAAGTATTGGGTGCATTCCATTTTCAAGCGCCAGGGAAAGCATTCCAAGCACGTTGTTCGGGTCGCCATAGATCGCAACCTTTGTACCGTAAACGTACTTGTGAGAGTCTACCATGGCATCAATAAGCCTTCCTCTCTCCTTCTGGAATTCATCAGGAATTTCCGTTCCTGATATATTGGACAATGCGGCCAAAACCCTGTCAGTGTACTCAAGCCCTATCGGGAGGGGCAGATTCTGCGAAGGGATATCAAAAGTCTGCTCAAGGTAGTTGACCGCTTTGTTGTCATTAGTAATTCCCAGTCCGATGGTTGCAGCACTGTTCTTCATGTCTGCAATGTCGGCATGGGTCGTTCCTCCAGGAGGTATCTTATGAAGATCTCCTGTCATAGGAGCATCAAAGGTTTCAGAGATATCAGGGAGGAGTATGTATGAGTTCTGCCCTACAATACTGTCAAATACGTGCTTAAGCTCCCTCGTATCTTCAGGTGAGATGTTCTCGGAAAGCACAACATTAAGCTTATTGTTGAATATCTCTTTCTTTGAATCCTCAAGAGTAAAGTTTTTGACAATAGCTTCAACAGCCTTGATATATCCGCTGTTGTGACTCTCTTCATAGCTTGGAGTCGGGACAGGAATGATAATCCTTTCATGGCCAACTCCTTCCTCTTC is a genomic window containing:
- a CDS encoding nitrogenase component 1, with amino-acid sequence MSERNYTTVNPCIMCQPIGSVMAFKGIEDSMVLLHGSQGCSTYMRLHLAHHFREPVDIGSSSLSEKGAVYGGSENLKKGLKNLISRYNPKVIGVSTTCLAETIGDDITRIIAEFREEEGVGHERIIIPVPTPSYEESHNSGYIKAVEAIVKNFTLEDSKKEIFNNKLNVVLSENISPEDTRELKHVFDSIVGQNSYILLPDISETFDAPMTGDLHKIPPGGTTHADIADMKNSAATIGLGITNDNKAVNYLEQTFDIPSQNLPLPIGLEYTDRVLAALSNISGTEIPDEFQKERGRLIDAMVDSHKYVYGTKVAIYGDPNNVLGMLSLALENGMHPILVVASSKSPRFAEQAMERVKQVKPDCDVTILEDVDFDTFNDAVQKAKPQMMIGNSNGKYIAKEMNIPLIRFGFPIHDRVGAQRLLTIGYKGAMRMLDRITNTILEVEDTELAAKWSEPESYVPLGESSFHSAEA